One stretch of Micromonospora cremea DNA includes these proteins:
- a CDS encoding DNA-binding protein: protein MNSDDPPAAAAANDGPSQVWTVERIRALGAVTDITTAGHIFGLSRSRAYELATTDTFPARVLRVGSRYRVSVAAILTALVEGTGHDSASRVGD from the coding sequence ATGAACTCCGACGACCCCCCGGCGGCCGCCGCGGCCAACGACGGCCCATCGCAGGTGTGGACGGTGGAGCGGATCCGCGCGCTCGGCGCGGTCACCGACATCACCACGGCCGGCCACATCTTCGGACTGTCCCGCAGCCGTGCCTACGAACTCGCCACCACCGACACCTTCCCCGCTCGGGTACTACGAGTCGGGTCCCGCTACCGAGTCTCCGTCGCCGCCATCCTCACCGCCCTCGTGGAGGGAACCGGCCATGACAGCGCCTCACGAGTCGGTGATTGA